Proteins encoded together in one Pseudomonas arsenicoxydans window:
- a CDS encoding zinc transporter ZntB has protein sequence MFEEENAQWGLVHALVLDGKGGARSIARTELDDLQLLAHESLWLHWDRSHPQTQTWLRKSSGLSEFSCDLLLEENTRPRLLPLPDSELLLFLRGVNLNPGAEPEDMVSVRIFASAQRVISLRLRPLRATDELLVQLADGKGPKTASELILYMAQYLTNKVQDLVSCLSEVVDEEEEKLDADERYTPEHGAVLQIRRRAAGLKRFLAPQRDIFGQLTRIKLPWFVDDDGDYWNELNNSLTRYLEELELTRERVGLVLEAEDRRLSVRMNRTMYRFGIITGIFLPMSFLTGLLGINVGGIPFSSNPYGFLIACLMMITVALGQWWLFRRLRWV, from the coding sequence ATGTTCGAGGAAGAAAACGCGCAGTGGGGGCTGGTGCATGCCCTGGTGCTGGACGGTAAAGGCGGTGCGCGTTCGATAGCCCGGACTGAACTCGACGATTTGCAGCTGCTGGCCCATGAAAGCCTTTGGTTGCACTGGGATCGGAGTCACCCGCAAACCCAGACGTGGCTGCGCAAATCCAGCGGTTTGAGTGAGTTCAGTTGTGACCTGCTGCTTGAAGAGAACACCCGGCCACGTCTTTTGCCACTGCCGGACTCCGAGTTGTTGCTGTTTCTGCGAGGGGTCAACCTGAACCCTGGCGCGGAACCGGAAGACATGGTCTCCGTGCGGATTTTCGCATCCGCCCAGCGGGTGATTTCTCTGCGCCTGCGTCCATTGCGCGCAACTGATGAACTGCTGGTGCAGCTCGCTGACGGCAAAGGGCCGAAAACTGCCTCTGAACTCATCCTTTATATGGCTCAGTACTTGACCAACAAGGTGCAGGATCTGGTCAGTTGCCTCTCGGAAGTGGTCGATGAGGAAGAAGAAAAACTGGATGCCGACGAACGGTATACACCCGAGCATGGCGCTGTTCTGCAGATCCGTCGCAGGGCTGCGGGACTGAAACGTTTCCTTGCGCCGCAGCGCGATATTTTCGGGCAACTGACGCGGATAAAATTGCCCTGGTTTGTCGACGATGATGGCGATTACTGGAACGAATTGAACAACAGCCTGACCCGCTACCTTGAGGAGCTGGAATTGACCCGGGAGCGGGTGGGGCTGGTCCTCGAGGCTGAAGATCGGCGTTTGAGCGTGCGCATGAATCGCACGATGTATCGTTTCGGGATCATCACCGGGATCTTTTTGCCGATGAGTTTTCTGACCGGTCTGCTGGGCATAAACGTCGGTGGGATTCCGTTCTCGTCCAACCCTTATGGCTTCCTGATCGCTTGCCTGATGATGATCACGGTGGCGCTCGGACAGTGGTGGTTATTCCGACGTTTGCGCTGGGTCTGA
- a CDS encoding CrfX protein, whose product MHDPFEQSLRDMLNASPSTRDDDACLGRVLKTANRQVGAGDLFSLLGRWLPALMIALNNGSAHISPVSRHRKPTARTADKAD is encoded by the coding sequence ATGCACGATCCGTTTGAACAGTCTTTGCGTGACATGCTGAACGCTTCGCCGTCCACCCGTGACGACGATGCGTGTCTGGGGCGTGTCCTGAAAACCGCCAACCGGCAGGTCGGCGCTGGTGATCTGTTCAGCCTGCTGGGCCGCTGGTTGCCCGCGCTGATGATTGCCCTCAACAACGGCTCGGCGCACATCTCGCCGGTTTCCCGTCACCGTAAACCTACCGCTCGCACTGCTGATAAGGCTGATTGA
- a CDS encoding mechanosensitive ion channel family protein codes for MELDLWTQSLVTAMTALWTKVANFIPNLFGALVVLLLGFVVAKLLDTLLSKLLAKLGLDRLMGGTGLTKLLSRAGLQVPISTLIGKIVYWFVLLIFLVSAAESLGLERVSATLDMLALYLPKVFGAALVLLVGVLLAQLANGLVRGAAEGVGLDYASGLGRIAQGLVIIISISVAISQLEVKTDLLNHVIVIVLITVGLAVALAMGLGSREIAGQILAGIYVRELYQVGQQVRVGEVEGQIEEIGTVKTTLLTDEGELVSLSNRILLEQHVSSR; via the coding sequence ATGGAACTTGATCTCTGGACTCAGAGCCTCGTCACTGCAATGACTGCGTTATGGACCAAGGTTGCCAACTTCATTCCGAACCTGTTCGGCGCACTGGTCGTGCTGCTGTTGGGTTTCGTCGTAGCGAAGCTATTGGACACGTTGCTGTCCAAGCTGCTTGCCAAGCTGGGCCTTGATCGCCTGATGGGCGGTACCGGTCTGACCAAATTGCTGTCCCGGGCCGGCCTGCAAGTGCCGATCTCGACCCTGATTGGCAAGATCGTTTATTGGTTCGTTTTGCTTATTTTCCTGGTTTCTGCCGCAGAATCCCTTGGACTTGAGCGAGTTTCAGCTACGCTGGATATGCTTGCGCTATATTTGCCAAAGGTATTCGGTGCCGCGCTGGTGCTGCTGGTAGGGGTTCTACTGGCGCAACTGGCCAATGGCCTGGTTCGCGGGGCAGCGGAAGGCGTAGGGCTCGATTACGCTTCGGGCTTGGGACGAATTGCCCAAGGCCTTGTGATCATCATCAGTATTTCAGTTGCAATCAGCCAGTTGGAGGTCAAAACTGACCTGCTCAACCATGTGATTGTGATCGTTTTGATTACCGTTGGTCTGGCCGTTGCGCTGGCCATGGGGTTGGGAAGCCGGGAAATTGCCGGTCAGATTCTTGCGGGAATCTATGTGCGGGAGTTGTACCAGGTTGGGCAACAAGTGCGTGTTGGCGAGGTCGAAGGTCAGATTGAGGAGATCGGCACGGTTAAAACCACGCTGCTGACCGATGAGGGCGAGCTGGTCTCTCTCTCCAATCGGATTCTGCTGGAACAGCACGTGAGTAGCCGCTAA
- the sigX gene encoding RNA polymerase sigma factor SigX, with amino-acid sequence MNKAQSLSTRYDPRELSDEELVARSHTELFHVTRAYEELMRRYQRTLFNVCARYLGNDRDADDVCQEVMLKVLYGLKNFEGKSKFKTWLYSITYNECITQYRKERRKRRLMDALSLDPLEEASEEKAPKPEDKGGLDRWLVYVNPIDREILVLRFVAELEFQEIADIMHMGLSATKMRYKRALDKLREKFAGIAET; translated from the coding sequence TTGAATAAAGCTCAATCGCTCTCTACGCGCTACGACCCCCGCGAGCTCTCTGATGAGGAGTTGGTCGCGCGCTCGCATACCGAGCTGTTTCACGTAACCCGCGCCTATGAAGAGCTGATGCGGCGTTACCAGCGAACATTATTTAACGTCTGCGCACGATATCTAGGGAACGATCGCGACGCAGACGATGTCTGTCAGGAAGTGATGTTGAAGGTGCTGTATGGCCTGAAGAACTTTGAGGGGAAATCGAAGTTCAAGACCTGGCTCTACAGCATCACGTACAACGAATGCATCACACAGTATCGGAAGGAAAGGCGGAAGCGTCGCTTGATGGACGCTTTGAGTCTGGACCCCCTCGAGGAAGCGTCTGAAGAAAAGGCGCCGAAACCCGAGGATAAGGGTGGACTTGATCGCTGGCTGGTGTATGTGAACCCGATTGACCGTGAAATCCTGGTGCTACGTTTTGTCGCAGAGCTGGAATTTCAAGAGATCGCGGATATCATGCATATGGGTTTGAGTGCGACAAAAATGCGTTACAAACGTGCTCTAGATAAATTGCGTGAGAAATTTGCAGGCATTGCTGAAACTTAG